From Verrucomicrobiia bacterium, the proteins below share one genomic window:
- the tnpB gene encoding IS66 family insertion sequence element accessory protein TnpB, with product MLQITPQMRLLVAVEPVDFRKGIDGLAALCRSALGSDPLSGALFDNLSSQVRCLHDQAARPLQCPRPVPKILTPSPAALQSPPPYGIPAPTGHNLAFPSRPASNPSNCFGQNIWGWDSNCAGRNFRIAP from the coding sequence ATGCTCCAGATCACCCCGCAGATGCGTCTGTTGGTGGCGGTGGAGCCGGTGGACTTCCGCAAGGGGATTGATGGACTGGCCGCGCTGTGTCGTTCGGCGCTGGGCAGCGATCCCCTGAGCGGTGCGCTGTTCGACAATCTCTCGTCCCAGGTGAGGTGTCTCCACGACCAGGCCGCCCGCCCACTCCAGTGCCCCCGGCCGGTGCCCAAAATTTTGACCCCATCACCTGCCGCGCTCCAATCCCCTCCACCTTACGGAATCCCTGCGCCAACGGGCCACAATCTTGCATTCCCCTCCAGGCCGGCCTCAAATCCATCGAACTGCTTCGGGCAGAACATATGGGGCTGGGATTCCA